From Thermomonas sp. XSG, one genomic window encodes:
- the lysA gene encoding diaminopimelate decarboxylase, with translation MDATTGTVEGVALATLAAREGTPLYVYSAPAIRGRVRALRDALAGLDAGIRYAVKANGNGAILRLLAAEGAGADIVSGGEMERALRAGIAADDIVFSGVGKTDAEIDAALAAGIGRFNVESRAELDAIQRIAAARGCVAVASVRINPDVDALTHAKISTGKAENKFGVPTEEARAWFDGAAQWPNLRLDGLHMHIGSQLLSLQPVREALQRMAAFWRELEAAGHAIASIDVGGGLGVRYRDGEVAPEAAEYAAAIREALAGFGGRILVEPGRWLMAEAGLLLTRVVLEKQGRARRFLMLDAGMNDLLRPSLYDAWHDIVRVGGDAGREQVAYDVVGPVCETGDTFARQRDMPRCEAGDLVAILGAGAYGASMASTYNSRPLAAEVLVEDGRYAVIRKRQDFDAMIADERPANEWKSA, from the coding sequence ATGGACGCGACAACGGGTACGGTCGAGGGCGTGGCGCTGGCGACGCTGGCGGCGCGCGAAGGTACGCCGCTTTACGTGTATTCGGCGCCGGCGATCCGCGGGCGCGTTCGCGCACTGCGCGATGCGCTGGCGGGGCTGGATGCCGGCATCCGCTACGCGGTCAAGGCCAACGGCAACGGCGCGATCCTACGGCTGCTGGCAGCCGAAGGCGCGGGTGCGGACATCGTTTCCGGTGGCGAGATGGAACGCGCGTTGCGCGCGGGCATCGCCGCGGACGACATCGTGTTTTCCGGGGTCGGCAAGACCGACGCGGAGATCGACGCGGCGCTGGCCGCGGGGATCGGCCGTTTCAACGTGGAGTCGCGTGCGGAGCTTGATGCCATCCAGCGCATCGCGGCCGCCCGCGGATGCGTCGCGGTGGCGTCGGTGCGGATCAATCCCGACGTGGACGCGCTCACCCACGCCAAGATCTCCACCGGCAAGGCGGAGAACAAGTTCGGCGTGCCGACGGAGGAGGCGCGGGCGTGGTTCGACGGCGCCGCGCAGTGGCCGAACCTGCGCCTGGACGGACTGCATATGCACATCGGCTCGCAATTGCTGAGCCTGCAGCCGGTGCGCGAGGCGCTGCAGCGGATGGCCGCGTTCTGGCGGGAGCTGGAAGCCGCCGGCCATGCCATCGCCAGCATCGATGTCGGTGGCGGCCTTGGCGTGCGCTACCGCGATGGCGAAGTGGCGCCGGAGGCGGCTGAATACGCGGCCGCGATCCGCGAAGCGCTGGCCGGTTTCGGCGGACGCATCCTGGTGGAGCCGGGTCGCTGGCTGATGGCCGAAGCCGGGCTGCTGCTGACCCGCGTGGTGCTGGAAAAGCAGGGCCGCGCGCGCCGCTTCCTGATGCTGGACGCGGGCATGAACGACCTGCTGCGGCCCAGCCTGTACGACGCCTGGCATGACATCGTGCGGGTCGGCGGCGATGCCGGCCGCGAGCAGGTGGCCTACGACGTTGTCGGGCCGGTCTGCGAAACCGGCGACACCTTCGCCCGGCAGCGCGACATGCCGCGCTGCGAGGCCGGCGACCTGGTCGCCATCCTCGGCGCCGGCGCCTATGGCGCGTCAATGGCATCGACCTACAACTCGCGCCCGCTGGCGGCGGAAGTGCTGGTGGAGGATGGCCGCTACGCGGTGATCCGCAAGCGCCAGGATTTCGATGCGATGATCGCCGACGAACGCCCCGCGAACGAATGGAAAAGCGCATGA
- a CDS encoding serine hydrolase, which produces MKPALVLLLALLLPAAASAAAPAGPDPQAIDATVRQVIARYRLPGIAVGVIEDGKVVFARGYGETVHGSGDPVTDKTLFKIASNSKAMTAAVLARLVQQGKLQWDDPVVKHLTAFAMHDPWVTAHMTVSDLLVHNSGLPEGGGDLMLWPEPNHFTRDDIVRGLRHIKPAYGFRAGYAYDNLLYVVAGQVAAAAGGASYEELVRHELFAPLGLSGCRVGEFALKDAGSVAQPHGRDGDAIVRTRGDADIIPAIASAPAGGIRCTLDDMLVWANSWLAPTDAQKAWLGEAQRAEMWKARTPMPISRLKRQWDNTHYYAYAYGFRLADVDGEWTVSHTGTLGGMYSMMMLLPDRKSGFVFMINGDGGSARTVLGTALLKLFTAPEKSLGVAGYADALATPPPAAASKPALPDIARRQPVSASELREWLGVWRDPWFGEVRICAVGEAVEWRAAKSPKMHGRISRLDDRHLLVWDDEAVDENAWLAFSREGGKARLHMAKLNPDGDFSSDYEDLAFVRERGCE; this is translated from the coding sequence ATGAAGCCCGCCCTTGTCCTGTTGCTGGCCCTGCTGCTGCCGGCCGCCGCATCCGCCGCAGCGCCGGCAGGGCCGGACCCGCAGGCCATCGACGCCACCGTGCGCCAGGTCATCGCCCGCTACAGGCTGCCGGGCATCGCGGTGGGCGTGATCGAAGACGGCAAGGTGGTCTTCGCCCGCGGCTACGGCGAAACCGTGCATGGCAGCGGCGATCCGGTGACGGACAAGACCCTGTTCAAGATCGCCTCCAACAGCAAGGCGATGACCGCGGCGGTGCTGGCGCGGCTGGTGCAGCAGGGCAAGTTGCAGTGGGATGATCCCGTGGTGAAGCACCTGACGGCGTTCGCGATGCATGACCCGTGGGTCACCGCGCACATGACGGTCAGCGACCTGCTGGTGCACAACAGCGGCCTGCCCGAAGGCGGCGGCGACCTGATGCTGTGGCCGGAACCCAATCATTTCACCCGCGACGACATCGTGCGCGGGCTGCGCCACATCAAGCCGGCCTACGGCTTCCGCGCCGGCTATGCCTACGACAACCTGCTGTACGTGGTGGCGGGGCAGGTGGCTGCCGCGGCAGGCGGCGCGTCCTACGAGGAACTGGTGCGGCACGAGCTATTCGCCCCGCTGGGATTGTCCGGCTGCCGGGTGGGTGAGTTCGCCCTGAAGGACGCCGGCAGCGTGGCGCAGCCGCACGGGCGCGATGGCGATGCGATCGTGCGCACCCGCGGTGATGCCGACATCATTCCCGCGATTGCTTCCGCGCCAGCCGGCGGCATCCGCTGCACGCTGGACGACATGCTGGTCTGGGCCAACAGCTGGCTGGCGCCGACCGATGCGCAGAAGGCGTGGCTGGGCGAGGCGCAGCGCGCGGAGATGTGGAAGGCGCGCACGCCGATGCCGATCTCGCGGCTCAAGCGGCAGTGGGATAACACCCATTACTACGCCTATGCCTATGGCTTCCGCCTGGCCGACGTGGACGGCGAGTGGACGGTCTCGCACACCGGGACGCTGGGCGGCATGTATTCGATGATGATGCTGTTGCCGGATCGCAAGTCCGGCTTCGTGTTCATGATCAACGGCGACGGCGGCAGCGCGCGCACGGTGTTGGGCACCGCGCTGCTCAAGCTGTTCACTGCCCCGGAAAAGTCTCTGGGCGTGGCTGGCTATGCTGACGCGCTGGCCACGCCGCCGCCGGCCGCGGCGTCGAAGCCTGCCTTGCCTGACATCGCCCGGCGTCAGCCGGTTTCCGCGAGCGAGCTGCGTGAATGGTTGGGCGTCTGGCGCGACCCGTGGTTCGGCGAGGTGCGGATCTGCGCGGTCGGCGAGGCGGTGGAATGGCGCGCCGCCAAGTCGCCGAAGATGCATGGCCGGATCAGCCGCCTCGACGACCGGCACCTGCTGGTCTGGGACGACGAGGCGGTGGACGAAAACGCGTGGCTGGCATTCTCCCGCGAGGGCGGCAAGGCCCGGTTGCACATGGCCAAGCTCAATCCCGATGGTGATTTCAGTTCCGACTACGAGGACTTGGCCTTCGTGCGGGAGCGCGGCTGTGAGTAG
- a CDS encoding TonB-dependent receptor — MGLCLTSLAASPVLAQSATGAVAGRASAGDQVVLVNNATGASRTVTVGSDGSYRVSQLPVGDYSLQVKRGGQGVGQTLAVSVSLGGTTTVNLGSEGNLTNLDAVQVVGSRVVNRVDVQSTETSTNVNREEIARMPVDQNLTSVALLAPGVITGNSSFGGMSFGGSSVAENSVFINGLNVTDFYRRQSFSAAPFAFFQEFQVKTGGYSVEFGRSTGGVINAVTRSGSNEFKAGIETTFEPSAWRAAADDHQFDGIDGDGKPSSATYRANHDRSSFMKANVWASGPIIKDKLFIFAMYEQRQNSSRYTNSAGTTWSDSKSDNGFWGTKLDWNINDDHHLELLAFSDEGDTGTDAYGYDYGTATVGAFTGTSTSEGGGKNGSMTYTGHFGQNFTAKAMYGINRSSSLVYSPADTQCAQVLIDSSYNTAYNAMGKPAVSCHPSSSASVVRHFDERKVARLDFEWALGDHLLRFGMDREEMVTDRTTRYPGTTGMRYTVFGATPGAVLDNGSTVPTGVNAIVMGRRRVDGGVFETTANAYYLEDVWNITPSFVLNLGVRVDSFDNKTAAGTSFIKIDNLVSPRLGFSWDMRGDGTSKLFGNLGRYYLPVTNIINYNFAGGLIDERTFYALGGWRAATNPVTGSAYMEPILGNQIGAVDDSYNLSVADLRQSVDRDLEAVYQDEAILGFQQMINQAWSWGVNATYRRMPNAMDDIRINHTPCGPTGTLWPIGNPGDKLTIWGTKAMGCATDGWITIDTSKDGYRKGGSGEVIGYSQPKRTYKALEFQIDRAWDDKWAFNASYLWSKSEGNHEGPVNSDTNYGDTGMVQHWDHPANNERYGDLFNDHRHQIKLRGAYKLNEMWSFGATFSALSGGPITAFGVAWPDDSLGAGSFVTEGSGGGSGWLCVQNCDKAWNERVFRQTPRGEFGRMPWIYNLGANVTWTLPVPGVDLKVRLSVFNLLNEQEVINVRARYEKGPGVKRALFGTGTRWQSPRYSQLVMTWNF; from the coding sequence ATGGGCTTGTGCCTCACGTCGCTGGCGGCCTCGCCGGTCCTCGCGCAGAGCGCCACCGGTGCCGTGGCGGGGCGTGCCAGCGCCGGCGACCAGGTGGTGCTGGTCAACAACGCCACCGGCGCCAGCCGCACGGTGACCGTCGGCAGCGACGGCAGCTACCGCGTCAGCCAGCTGCCGGTAGGCGACTACAGCCTGCAGGTCAAGCGCGGTGGGCAGGGCGTGGGCCAGACGCTGGCGGTGAGCGTGTCGCTGGGCGGCACCACCACGGTCAACCTCGGCAGCGAAGGCAACCTGACCAATCTCGATGCGGTGCAGGTTGTCGGCTCGCGGGTGGTCAACCGCGTGGACGTTCAATCCACCGAGACCTCCACCAACGTCAATCGCGAGGAAATCGCGCGCATGCCGGTGGATCAGAACCTGACGTCGGTGGCGCTGCTCGCGCCCGGCGTCATCACCGGCAATTCCTCGTTCGGCGGCATGTCGTTCGGCGGCTCCTCCGTGGCCGAGAACTCGGTCTTCATCAACGGCCTCAACGTCACCGACTTCTACCGTCGCCAAAGCTTCTCGGCAGCGCCGTTCGCGTTCTTCCAGGAATTCCAGGTTAAGACGGGTGGCTACTCGGTCGAGTTCGGCCGCAGCACCGGCGGCGTGATCAATGCGGTCACCCGCTCGGGCAGCAACGAGTTCAAGGCCGGTATCGAGACGACCTTCGAGCCCTCCGCATGGCGCGCCGCAGCCGACGACCACCAGTTCGACGGTATCGACGGTGACGGCAAGCCGTCCTCCGCGACCTACCGGGCCAACCACGATCGCAGCAGCTTCATGAAGGCCAACGTCTGGGCTTCGGGTCCGATCATCAAGGACAAGCTGTTCATCTTCGCGATGTACGAACAGCGCCAGAACTCCTCGCGATACACCAATTCGGCCGGCACCACTTGGAGCGACAGCAAGTCCGACAACGGCTTCTGGGGCACCAAGCTGGACTGGAACATCAACGACGACCACCACCTGGAACTGCTCGCGTTCTCCGACGAGGGCGATACCGGCACCGACGCCTACGGCTACGACTACGGGACCGCCACGGTTGGTGCCTTCACCGGCACTTCCACCTCCGAAGGCGGCGGCAAGAACGGCTCGATGACCTATACCGGGCACTTCGGGCAGAACTTCACCGCCAAGGCGATGTACGGCATCAACCGCAGCAGCAGCCTGGTGTATTCGCCGGCCGACACCCAGTGCGCGCAGGTGTTGATCGACAGCAGCTACAACACCGCCTACAACGCGATGGGCAAGCCCGCGGTCAGCTGCCATCCCAGCAGCTCCGCTTCCGTGGTCCGCCACTTCGACGAGCGCAAGGTGGCCCGCCTGGATTTCGAATGGGCGCTGGGTGACCACCTGCTGCGCTTCGGCATGGACCGCGAGGAGATGGTCACCGATCGGACCACCCGCTACCCCGGCACCACCGGGATGCGCTACACGGTGTTCGGCGCCACCCCAGGCGCAGTGCTGGACAACGGCTCCACCGTCCCCACCGGCGTCAATGCGATCGTGATGGGCCGTCGTCGCGTCGATGGCGGCGTGTTCGAGACCACCGCCAACGCCTACTACCTCGAGGATGTCTGGAACATCACGCCCAGCTTCGTGCTGAACCTCGGCGTGCGCGTGGACAGCTTCGACAACAAGACCGCGGCGGGCACCAGCTTCATCAAGATCGACAATCTGGTTTCGCCGCGCCTCGGCTTCTCCTGGGACATGCGGGGCGATGGCACCAGCAAGTTGTTCGGCAACCTCGGTCGCTACTACCTGCCGGTCACCAACATCATCAACTACAACTTCGCCGGTGGCCTGATCGACGAGCGCACGTTCTACGCGTTGGGCGGTTGGCGTGCCGCCACCAATCCGGTGACCGGTTCGGCCTACATGGAACCGATTCTGGGCAACCAGATCGGTGCGGTCGATGACTCCTACAACCTGTCGGTGGCGGACCTGCGCCAGAGCGTGGACCGCGATCTCGAGGCGGTCTACCAGGACGAGGCGATCCTCGGCTTCCAGCAGATGATCAACCAGGCCTGGTCGTGGGGCGTCAATGCGACCTATCGGCGCATGCCGAATGCGATGGATGACATCCGCATCAACCATACCCCGTGTGGTCCCACCGGCACCCTGTGGCCGATCGGCAACCCCGGCGACAAGCTGACGATCTGGGGCACCAAGGCGATGGGCTGTGCCACCGACGGCTGGATCACCATCGATACCTCCAAGGACGGCTACAGGAAGGGCGGCAGCGGTGAGGTCATCGGCTACTCCCAGCCCAAGCGCACCTACAAGGCGCTGGAGTTCCAGATCGACCGCGCCTGGGACGACAAGTGGGCGTTCAATGCCTCGTACCTGTGGTCGAAGTCGGAGGGCAACCATGAGGGCCCGGTCAACTCCGATACCAACTATGGCGACACCGGCATGGTCCAGCACTGGGACCACCCGGCCAACAACGAGCGCTACGGCGACCTGTTCAACGACCATCGCCACCAGATCAAGCTGCGCGGCGCCTACAAGCTCAACGAGATGTGGTCGTTCGGTGCCACCTTCTCGGCGCTCTCGGGCGGTCCGATTACCGCGTTTGGCGTGGCCTGGCCGGATGACAGCCTTGGTGCGGGCAGTTTCGTGACCGAAGGGTCTGGTGGCGGTTCCGGCTGGCTGTGCGTGCAGAACTGCGACAAGGCGTGGAACGAGCGCGTGTTCAGGCAGACGCCGCGCGGCGAGTTCGGCCGCATGCCGTGGATCTACAACCTCGGCGCCAACGTGACCTGGACCCTGCCGGTGCCCGGCGTGGACCTGAAGGTGCGCCTGTCGGTCTTCAACCTGTTGAACGAGCAGGAAGTGATCAACGTGCGCGCCCGCTACGAGAAGGGTCCGGGCGTGAAGCGCGCGCTGTTCGGTACCGGTACCCGCTGGCAGTCGCCGCGCTACTCGCAGCTGGTCATGACCTGGAACTTCTGA
- a CDS encoding SH3 domain-containing protein, translating into MLTLALALVAMPGMARTPQTTPLQVPAHGVIGVADAQLSPDFWIARSKAPDAPLMTRAAIDARNARLLREDTSMHDLTALPATLARTQVAGWITGLASPPTRALWDEAGNPVARTALDAIVANRALDAIPASQPTRFGLAVQRASLRAFPTTLRVFNSNDDADIDRFQESALFPGDPVVIAHASSDGQWLFVVSPRYAAWVEATAIAEGSRDAVLGYGQRAPYRIITGAKPRTVFTREEPRLSELQLDMGTRVPLAQAAPDQPVNGQHPYSAWTLSLPVRNADGRLAFAPALLQKIADSRADYLPLTRANILRQAFKFLGERYGWGHSYNGRDCSGFVSDVYRSMGVQLPRNTGDQAKSPVFARTSFAPEDGRDKRMAAVRAMQVGDLIYIPGHVMMYIGDIDGMPYVIHDTNGGSYLGADGKPRSLGLNGVSVTPLLPLRFGKDHDYVDRITNIVKVAAAQ; encoded by the coding sequence ATGCTAACCCTGGCGTTGGCGCTGGTGGCGATGCCAGGCATGGCGCGCACGCCGCAGACCACCCCGCTGCAGGTGCCTGCGCACGGCGTCATCGGCGTTGCGGACGCCCAGCTCAGCCCGGATTTCTGGATCGCCCGCAGCAAGGCGCCGGATGCACCGCTAATGACGCGCGCCGCCATCGACGCCCGCAACGCACGGCTGCTGCGCGAGGACACGTCGATGCACGACCTGACCGCGTTGCCGGCAACGCTGGCGCGCACGCAGGTGGCCGGCTGGATCACCGGACTGGCCTCGCCGCCGACGCGCGCGCTCTGGGATGAGGCCGGCAATCCAGTGGCGAGGACCGCCCTTGATGCCATCGTCGCCAACCGCGCGCTCGACGCCATCCCCGCCAGCCAGCCGACCCGCTTCGGCCTGGCCGTCCAGCGTGCCTCGCTGCGCGCCTTCCCGACGACTCTGCGCGTGTTCAACAGCAACGACGACGCCGACATCGACCGCTTCCAGGAAAGCGCGCTGTTCCCGGGCGACCCGGTGGTGATCGCGCATGCCAGCAGCGACGGCCAATGGCTGTTCGTGGTCAGCCCGCGCTACGCCGCGTGGGTGGAGGCCACGGCGATCGCCGAAGGCTCCCGCGACGCCGTGCTGGGCTACGGCCAGCGCGCGCCCTATCGGATCATCACCGGCGCCAAGCCGCGCACCGTGTTCACCCGCGAGGAGCCGCGCCTGTCGGAACTGCAGCTGGACATGGGCACGCGCGTGCCGCTGGCGCAGGCAGCGCCGGACCAGCCGGTCAACGGCCAGCACCCCTACAGCGCATGGACCCTGTCGCTGCCGGTGCGCAACGCCGACGGCCGGCTGGCGTTCGCGCCCGCACTGCTGCAGAAAATCGCCGACAGCCGCGCCGACTACCTGCCGCTGACCCGCGCCAACATCCTCCGCCAGGCCTTCAAGTTCCTCGGCGAACGCTACGGCTGGGGCCATTCGTACAACGGCCGCGACTGCAGCGGCTTCGTCTCCGACGTGTACCGCAGCATGGGCGTGCAGCTGCCGCGCAACACCGGCGACCAGGCGAAGAGCCCGGTGTTCGCGCGCACCAGCTTCGCGCCGGAGGACGGCCGGGACAAGCGCATGGCGGCGGTGAGGGCGATGCAGGTTGGCGATCTGATCTACATCCCCGGGCACGTGATGATGTACATCGGCGACATCGACGGCATGCCCTACGTGATCCACGACACCAACGGCGGCAGCTACCTCGGCGCCGACGGCAAGCCGCGTTCGCTCGGCCTCAACGGCGTTTCGGTCACCCCGCTGCTGCCGCTGCGCTTCGGCAAGGACCACGACTACGTCGACCGCATCACCAACATCGTCAAGGTGGCAGCCGCCCAATGA